In Carassius gibelio isolate Cgi1373 ecotype wild population from Czech Republic chromosome B17, carGib1.2-hapl.c, whole genome shotgun sequence, a single window of DNA contains:
- the LOC127976622 gene encoding eukaryotic translation initiation factor 2 subunit 1: MPVLGCRFYQHRFPEVEDVVMVNVRSIAEMGAYVSLLEYNNIEGMILLSELSRRRIRSINKLIRIGRNECVVVIRVDKEKGYIDLSKRRVSPEEAVKCEDKFTKSKTVYSILRHVAEVLEYTKDEQLESLYQRTAWVFDEKYKRPGYGAYDIFKQVVSDPSILDDLDLTEEERTVLIDNINRRLTPQAVKIRADIEVACYGYEGIDAVKEALRAGLKCSTECMPIKINLIAPPRYVMTTTTLERTEGLSVLNQAMAVIKEKIEEKRGVFNIQMEPKVVTDTDETELARQLERLERENAEVDGDDDAEEMEAKTDD, from the exons ATGCCAGTACTCGGCTGTAGATTCTACCAGCACAGGTTTCCCGAGGTGGAGGATGTGGTGATGGTCAATGTCAGGTCGATAGCAGAGATGGGCGCCTATGTGAGTCTGCTGGAGTACAACAACATCGAGGGCATGATCCTGCTCAGCGAGCTCTCCAGACGACGAATCCGATCCATCAACAAACTCATCCGGATCGGCCGCAACGAGTGTGTGGTGGTCATCCGTGTGGATAAAGAGAAAG GCTACATCGATTTATCCAAAAGAAGAGTGTCACCTGAAGAGGCCGTTAAATGTGAAGACAAGTTCACAAAATCTAAAACG GTTTACAGCATTTTGAGGCATGTGGCAGAAGTCTTAGAGTACACCAAAGATGAGCAGCTAGAGAGTCTGTACCAGCGAACCGCCTGGGTGTTCGATGAGAAGTACAAGCGGCCTGGATACGGTGCTTATGACATCTTTAAGCAGGTTGTGTC AGACCCGTCTATTTTAGATGATCTGGATTTGACGGAGGAGGAAAGGACCGTTCTGATCGATAACATCAACAGACGACTCACTCCCCAGGCTGTTAAAATCAGAGCCGACATTGAGGTGGCCTGCTATGGCTATGAGGGCATCGATGCAGTGAAAGAAGCTTTGAGGGCTGGACTGAAGTGTTCAACAGAGTGTATGCCAATCAAG ATCAACCTGATTGCCCCTCCGCGCTATGTTATGACCACAACCACGCTGGAGCGCACAGAGGGGCTTTCTGTGCTCAATCAGGCCATGGCTGTCATTAAAGAGAAGATTGAAGAGAAGAGAGGCGTCTTCAACATTCAGATGGAG CCAAAAGTGGTAACGGACACAGATGAGACAGAACTGGCTCGACAGTTAGAGCGGCTGGAGAGAGAGAATGCTGAGGTGGATGGAGACGATGATGCGGAGGAGATGGAGGCCAAGACTGATGACTAG